One Acidiferrobacteraceae bacterium genomic window carries:
- a CDS encoding Hsp20/alpha crystallin family protein — translation MRAIVRTPRQRRWGWLDDDFDQMFEGFLRPMQLAGDTTSRDLVPAVEVSETEDQYVVRAEMPGVRKDDIDVNLEDGILTISAETRSETEEREGERVIRQERRFGKYLRSLRLGTDVDATRVKAVYRDGVLELSLPKAEQSKPKKIEVKVA, via the coding sequence ATGCGAGCCATTGTACGAACCCCGAGACAGCGCCGCTGGGGCTGGCTGGACGACGACTTCGATCAGATGTTTGAGGGCTTTCTGCGCCCGATGCAGCTGGCGGGCGATACCACAAGCCGCGATCTGGTGCCGGCGGTGGAAGTCAGCGAAACCGAAGACCAGTATGTCGTGCGCGCTGAAATGCCCGGTGTGCGAAAGGATGACATCGACGTCAACCTGGAGGACGGGATTCTCACCATCAGCGCGGAGACCCGCAGTGAAACGGAAGAGCGTGAAGGTGAGCGTGTGATCCGCCAGGAACGGCGCTTCGGCAAGTACCTGCGCAGCCTGCGTCTGGGTACCGATGTTGATGCGACCCGGGTCAAGGCCGTGTACCGCGATGGCGTGCTCGAGCTCAGTCTGCCCAAGGCGGAGCAGAGCAAGCCGAAGAAGATCGAGGTGAAGGTCGCCTGA